GGTAGAGGAAAGCGCCTCGACTGTGGGTGGCTTGGCCAAGTCCAAAGACTTCCTCTCCTTATTGCTGGAGTCTCTAAAAGAACAGTTTAATAATGCCACACCCATCcccagccacagctgccccctgtCTCCAGACCTCATTCGCAATGAAGTAGAATGTCTGAAAGCAGATTTCAACCACAGAATCAAGGAAGTTCTCTTCAACTCTCTCTTCAGTGCCTACTATGTTGCATTTCTCCCCCTGTGTTTTGTGAAGGTAAGTGGTTACTTGCTTttatgtgcttcctggatttgtgtGTGAATGACATAAACTAGGTATTTCTTATTTAATCCCCCTTTTCTCTGTCTCCCCTTTGGCAGCCTGGATGATGGAGTTCGGCTGCATCTGGAGTGCACTAATACCTGGTTGGTAGATAGATATTTCCATATCTGTGATGCACCCGTGGTggtcccctctttttttcttttcttttcttttctttcttcttttttaagatttctcCCCCCCCACAAGTTTCTGGGGAGAATAAACTTGTACTTAGAATCCGTATGTGGTAGCTTAAGAGGACTGAGGTTTCAGTAAAATTCAGCCTACCATGGTTGATCTTAACATGGTTATCAGGAGTTTCCTTGACTTTAATCTAACCTTTAAACTTTACtttagtagaaaagaaaaatggtctgGATGTCACTTGGGCCCAAAATCTTTTGGGTCATTTTAGTGCCCTTCCTTCACCCATTGAGAAGCATATCTGCAGCTGGAGTGGTCATTCACAGAGAACATTCACTTCTAGAAAGGAAGCACTTAAAGTATAATCACCTCTCCCTCCCAACCCTAACTCATACAGCCAGAAAGTCAGGTTGAAGGATTTTGGAGGACTCTGCTCTTGAACTTTCTGCACAGACAGGAGGACAACAAATGCATGTGTGACTCAGAGTGGCATTTGTCTGCAGGGCGTATGTACACACACCCATCCCTGCCTTCTTGCTCACCAGTACATGgatcatttctctctcttctgatcTCTTCCAGAGTACCCAGTACTATGACATGCGCTGGTCATGTGAGCACCTCATTATGGTGTGGATCAATGCTTTTGTCATGCTCACCACACAACTGCTGCCATCCAAATACTGTGATTTGCTACATAAATCAGCTGCTCACCTGGGCAAGTGGCAGAAGCTTGAACATGGGTCCTACAGCAATGCTCCACAGCACATGTAAGTAGGTTAGAGGATAAAACCACTTAACACCTTTTTACATGCTGCTGATCATGTTTATTTGCTTTGTATGTCATTCTTGTTCTTGGCTTTGAAcacttaatttttagtttttgtctACGTGGGTGCTTATCATCCCTCTAAACTGAACGCAGGGAACATTAACTCATTTCCACCACCATCCCCAGTCCCCCCTTAAATGCCTCCTACCTTTCAAACTACCCAGTCACTCTAGAATGTGTAATTTATTTCCCAAGCTGTAATCTTGGAGTTTTCTTTTCAGTCCTAACCCTTTGCCCAAATTCAAAGAGtcatgacatatttttaattttctttagaagACTGTGAGATTCATCTTCTCATCTTCATTGCCACAGCTGAATAGCTGCTAGCTAATTGTCTTATACTTAGGCAGCTGGAATTTGCTTCTCTCATCTTTTCTTTCTAATGTATATTTGTTCTAGTGATTTTCCTAGCcagcattttaattaatttatttatttttgctttttgggttttttgttttgttattgttgttttagcCTGCATCtttaattgtgtttttcttttcttcctaaacTCACTAACGAACGTTGCCCTGCTTTtcctaaatttaaatgaaaactgtCCCTAAGTGAGTTCTTTCTGAGTATTCCTCTCATTGTGTCCCCCTATTAGTCATTTCTCTGCATGGTCCCTGTGGTCCAGAATGACTGACTTTAGAACCCTTTTATTCACTTGCTTCTGAGCCTTTCATCATGCCTCTCTCTCAGACCTGGACCATCTTCATCTTCCTTTTATAATTTGAACATTTCACAAATTTCATCACCTAGAAGTTCTTTCCTAATTAAGTGGGACAGATTGAGGTGacattcccttccccctccccctcagagTGCTCCCTTCAATTATTTGCCTTGATGTCTGATACAGATTAGCACAGGCCTTCAAGCCCAGGAACTGAAAGAGATTGGGCCAGGCTGAAAAGAAACCCGACTGTGGGCAAAGGacaaatttcaataaaaattgaaaatacaatCCACAGTACTAGTACTGTACATCTTCAGGCTCCTGATGGCACATGGCCATGAGGTGTATCATCACTTTAATGCTGGTAAGTGTGAGCAAGGCCGACGGAACATTTTCTGAACTGGGAAAGCTTCAGGGtgctagaatttattttttctttaacatatttaaaatgctgTCCCAGTTCTTACCCTAGGAAACTAACCTTTCCGAAGTCAGGAAGAGATGAAttaacttagatttttttaaaagcttaaccTGAAgatccccatccccaccccaactCCATTATGTTGGTGCTGGAAAGAATGAAGCTTCTTCCATAACTTCTTTTTCCTAGAGAAACCTctataaaaaaaacccaagaaagtggTAAAAAGAAAAGTCTGTGTGTCAGTACCTTGTGTGTCTCTGTGTTCTTCTGTATAGCTTCTCACATATATGAAGCATTTGAAGTGTGTGATAAATGAATAGATTTTCTGTAGCTTTTTGGGATGTAATTCTGCAGTAAATGTCATGCTAGTTTGATAATGTGTGAATTTCTCCACTACTCTTATTACCATCCACTCTCTCTTCTTGTTTGTTCCCTCTAGCATTTCCACCAATAGACTCTGCTCACTTGGGATTGAGGTGACAGTCCACCTGGTTACACTGGATTTTCTGGCTCATAGATGCCTTTCTtacacatttatttctgcttGTTCTCCTAAGCCTCTTAAGTCCTTCGACACTGAGTTAACTTTGCAGTTTCTCTCTACTATATAGCAATGAAGTTATAATAAATCCTTTTTGACTACTTCCAGTTTGACCATGGAATTACTGTATTTTCAGAATTCAGGCAGAGGAAGCCTTGAATACTTAATCCTTTCCATAGAAATATAGCTGGCCTTGCCAGACACTGTCTTATCTGTAATTGCCAATAGGCTAACATTGCATTTCTTTCTCCCTTAGTTGGTCAGAAAATACAATATGGCCTCAAGGGGTGCTGGTGCGACACAGCAGGTGCTTATATAGAGCCATGGGGCCTTACAACGTGGCAGTGCCTTCAGACGTATCCCATGCCCGCTTTTATGCAAGTACCGCTTATTTCTTTTCAAACATAAGCTTAGGAGTAAGTGTTAGGAGGTTACTCTGTGTGTAAGCATCTAGCACAGTGTGTAGCACATACTAGGAAATTAAGACAGGGTAATTATTTTACTACTATAATGTCTTCTGTCCTTTGGAAATATCTTCTGAAAGGCAGATTGAAGGTGAAATACTTATATCTCAACTTTAATAGCTTGAATGGTTTCTCTAGTTACATTGGAATTTGTTGAGTCTAGTATTACTTGAAACAAGTACGCAATTATTTAAGACATCCATTTTTCATCTTACaacttttatttgtaatagtttgGTTTAGTGGTGTCCTTATTATATCTGTGTATCCTTAAGCAATATTTAATATAGTAATAAtgtgatggttttattttttggtatttgtCGTATATATCATCTCCTTAAAATACTTCGACTTCACTTTTGAAACTCAGACAAATGCCATATCTGTGGCCTTTTACCTTCTCttggattaaaaggaaaaaagccttgaaagtttaaaaggaaaaaacagtagACACCCACTGAATCCAGTTTCTGTTCCATTTGAATTTACACCTTGGGTTATATTCTATTTGATCTTTCACTTTTCCAGAAATTCTGGCTCTAGGAGGGAAAAGTACTTGTAAGAGAAAGGCCAGCTGATTGATGGGAGTGGGGAAAAGAAGGTACATGCAAGGAACTGTTTTTAGTAAAAATGTACATAGTGCAGTGCATTGCCTTTGAATGGAGATcatattctgaaaaagaattggagattttatttatttatttattttttagatacttgaatccctttctccctcccatcactccctccatccctcccagtTCCTTATGAGGGTACTTGGATTTCCTGGTTCTGCAGGTGTTTGCTACTAAGGGCCTTTTAATTAAATACTGGAAACTTGCATCAGGGCAGGATGCTTATAAATAACATGGTAGAGGAGGGTGGGGCAAGGTGAAAGGCCTTTGAATGAGGGACATACCGTAATCTCCTAGACTCCTGTGGGATTGCCTTAAGATGGAGGAGTGGACTTAGGTTACAACTACATAAGCATTTGGTTTCTACACAGAATATTTAATTCAGCCAGCTGAGTTCCACAGGCCATTAAGGACATCTGTTGGCTCTTGCAGTCCCCTGGAAACCTACAGTAACCAGatagtttattaaaattttctgcttGAAATAGAAGTATTTTCCTTGCTAGTGTTGGACAGCTGAAGAATCAGGTGGAATCCATAGAAGAAAGATTAAGGAAATTAACTTATTACTGATTTTGCGtgaccaaagtgaatcagtgcttctcaaagtggtGGTTGGGTCACTTAGAGTCAGAATCTCTGAAGGATCCTAGGAATTTGCAGCATTTGCATATTTGGAAATGATTCTTAGGCACACTGTTTAAGAACACTCACTTAAAATGTGCCTATTACCTGTAGCTCTGGCTGTCCTCACATTTTTACTCATTCAGTTTATAGCTTACCTGCACATttaattataattgttataattgCCACAGAATCTGAAATTGcctaattttgtttttagaatgTTAATTCTGAGCCAATTTTATACATGATATTACTGGAGATCATGTAATAAAACCCAGGTTAAACATGTTCTTCCTCCCACAGAAGGATCCTGAGAACGCAGTTACCTTTCAGAGCTGTCatgattatttgattttattctcaGATTCAAGTCCTGAGGTCTAAATTATTCTTTTAGATCTGATATACTACCATTACCACAGTTTGCAATCTTTGACCTCTGTCTTCTTAttcataatacatttttattagtcAACCAGGATTTAGCCTCTTAGACTGAAGAATTTGATGGGAATGAAAACAGTGAGGTCTGTTTTTAGCCAAACTCTAATTCTGACtaatttttcctcccttcctcattGTTCTGTCTTTGTTCACCCTACTTTTCAATATCcagaaaaactgaacaaaataaaacagacagcATGGTGGgtaactgtttgtttgtttgtttgtttgttttttaacatctttattggagtataattgctttacaatggtgtgttagtttctgccttacaacaaagtgaatcagttatacatacacatatgttcccatatctcttccctcttgagtctccccccctcccaccttccctatcccacccctctaggtggtcacaaaccacctagctgatctccctgtgccatgccgctgcttcccactagctatccaccctacgtttggtagtgtataacagtttaagaaaaaaattaagaaattactgTATTTATATTTCAACTTATATTACCACTGCTCCCTGCAGACTTGTCTAGTGTAGGTGTTTATGTCTTAGACCAGCGCACAAACTAAcaatgatttttgtatttttaagtggTTACATTTTAAGTGGTTATGAGTTACCTACATATAATACCCTCAATTTTTGTCTCTTGACTTGAGAGTCTAAAATATTTCCCATTTGGTCCTTTATCCAGCCCCTGtcttagataaataaatatacttttggttatgtcaaataaaatatatatctaagaTAAAATCTAGGAAAAATTTTTGAGGCAGAGTTCTTTTGGATATAATCCCTTTTCATGTCTCAGGGGcgttgaaataaaatgtatttcattattCCTTGAGCAAAAAAGAAAGGGTTTGGATCTCTATAGCAAGAAATAGCCTGATTGATATAAAATGAGCAGATCTGCTTGTTAGTGCACATACGAGCCTGTAAATATGAaatgattttagaagaaaaatgtgaGAATAACTGCAGTTTTTTCTATGAAataacattttgctttttaacttcCTTACAGTTCCTGTTTCATCGTCCATTAAGGCTGTTAAATCTGCTTATCCTTATTGAGGGCAGTGTTGTCTTCTACCAGCTCTATTCCTTGCTGCGGTCGGAGAAGTGGAACCATACACTTTCCATGGCTCTCATCCTCTTCTGCAACTACTATGTTTTATTTAAGCTCCTCCGGGACAGAATAGTATTAGGCAGGGCATACTCCTATCCACTCAATAATTATGAACTCAAGGCAAACTAAGCTGCCTCTCAGCAATGAGGGAGAActcagataaaaatattttcatacgttctatttttttcttgcgatttttataaatatttaagatattttatattttgtatactaTTATGTTTTGAAAGATGGGAAGGGCAAGGGACATTAAATGTATCCGTAAACAAGATGATGTGATCTTTCATGTGTTAGTATATTTGAATAATATACAGAGGAGAGGTGTGCCTCTCCAGTAAAGAGATTGATTTGTTTGTATGGCTCTGGAATAACTCATTCACTTATGAACACATCTCATATATCACTTGACACAGTACCTTTTGTGTGTCTTCCAGTCTTTCTCATTATCTTTAGTCCTTAGCTGGCCTTATTGctacagaaagagagagatcagTGGAGTTGCCTGACAGTgctcattgtctttttttttttgattggcaGATAGTTTTGGAATGCATGGGGCAAAAGTGGGTTTTCGTCCTGGTGGGGTTCTCTTTGCTGCCTACTGGGAGGAAGCATTTCTAAGGTAGGAACTCAGCGTTCTATCTGCCGTATgacatttaaatatacttttgtgTAAGCTCTTACCCTGAAACAGGATATTGTTCTCATGTTCCCtgttctttcacttcttttgcttgtaaagatttttcttttattgttagcTGTTTTGAAAGAATACTTCTTAGGACAGAATAGAGTGCCCAGACTTATGAAGGAGCTGGTGTGTGACTAGATCAGTGGGAGAAGATGAGCACAGATCCCCTGGGCTGGGGTCTGGGCAGGTTGAAGACACGAAGTAACTGGAGGAATGGATGCAGTCTAGCAGCAACCCTGCTACAGTGGCATGTTTAGAGTTATGAGCAGAAGTGAAATGTGAGAATTTACTATTTTGTCCTCAGGTAGTTTGATCTGTGTGTGTTTTGAATTTCATACTCCAGAACCTTCATGTCTGTGAGCATTAACCCCTTTCAGTCCATTTTCTTGAGAGGTGATATACTTAGTTGATGTCACTAGTCATCTGAATTTCTGAGGCCTTGTCTTGAGAGCCTGAAATATATTCTCATGTGTTTTCTATGCTCACTTTGGCTTTTTTACACTGAAACACAATATGGcttatgaagtaaaaaaaaaaaaaaaatcacgtaaTTCATAAACTGGCTCTGAAAACAGTTCTTGCAGAAGAGTTCCCAACAGGTTTTGAGCAAAGGCAGCATTGTGAGGAGTAGGTTTGTGTACAGCTACCCAAGGTGACTGCTATGTGTAACCAttgtttccttaaatattttgatggatacacttttttttttttaagttacattatTTGGCAGTCAATCTGAGtgtattcagtcattcaacaaatacgtgTTGGCCACTAGGCACTATTTTATGCactggggatatagcagtgagTGAGAAAAGCAAAGGCCCTACCTCACAGAGCTTACCATGTGGGGGGCGGAGGGGTGCAAAATATGCTGTAAACAAACATAATTTAATGTCTTTTGGTAGTAGCAATAGGTGTggtaaagtgaaaattaaaaacagagcaaGGAAATAGAAAGTGTTAGGAATGGCATTGCTAGAAggcatctctttttttaaaataaatttatttatttattatttatttatttttggctgcactgggtcttctttgctgcgcttgggttttctctagttgtggcgagtggaggctactctttgctgcggtgcgtgggcttctcattgcagtggcttctcttgttgtggagcacaagctctaggcgtgcgggcttcagtagttgtggctcgcgggctctagagtgcaggctcagcagttgtggtgcacgggcttaattgctctgcagcatgtgggatcttgctggaccagggcttgaacccgtatcccctgcattggcaggcagattcttaaccgctgcaccaccagggaagtccctgaaggcaTCTTCAaggagatgtttttttttttttttttttttgctgtacgtgggcctctcactgttgtggcctccctggctcacgggcctagccacttcgcggcatgtgggatcctcccggaccagggcacgaacccgtgtcccctgcgttggcaggtggactcccaaccactgcgccaccagggaagcccgaggagatGATTTTTGAGCAAAGATCAGATGAAGCAAGATTGAGGAGAATTCCATGTTACAGTAACAGCAAAGTGAGTGCCCTCAGGTGGGAATAATTTTGGTACATTGGAAAAATAACAAGATAACCAGTGTGTTGGTTGTTTTTGTAAAGTGGTTCAGCCTAAATATGGTGGTTCTTGAGTGGGGGAAGGTGGGAAAGCTGCCATCTCAATATTCTTTCCTTAGGGTCTTGAAGATACGCTTCTTTTGACTAATATTTTGGTGAGATTACTTGACAGCTAAGAGCAAAATGGGTGGCCTCGGCATAAAGATGTCTCATCACGATGGCCCCAGATTGGTTCTGTCATTGAAAAGTAGCCCAGATAACTGGGCTAATAATAGACTAGTCTATTATTAGAGATGATAGACTAGTCTTGAAAGCTGACATGATTCCTCCTTCTGTTTGACCTGTCTTGGCCATATTCTAGAGAAGTAGCACAGGAGGACCAGATGCCAACCTGGCcaaacaaatgagtgaatataataaaaattaattttgactaAAGGAATTGCAAAATGCCCCCCTTCTCCTTTCAGATATGACAGCATCAGGGAGATAAAACCCTTCAGTTCATCATGCTTCTACCCATTTTAGCTGACATTTTTAGGTGCCACATTCAGATGGGGAGAGAAGAATTACTAGTTACCTGTGTAT
This genomic window from Kogia breviceps isolate mKogBre1 chromosome 5, mKogBre1 haplotype 1, whole genome shotgun sequence contains:
- the TMEM39A gene encoding transmembrane protein 39A isoform X1 gives rise to the protein MPGGRRGPSRQQLSRSALPSLQTLVGGGCGNGTGLRNRNGSAIGLPVPPITALITPGPVRHCQIPDLPVDGSLLFEFLFFIYLLVALFIQYINIYKTVWWYPYNHPASCTSLNFHLIDYHLAAFITVMLARRLVWALISEATKAGAASMIHYMVLISARLVLLTLCGWVLCWTLVNLFRSHSVLNLLFLGYPFGVYVPLCCFHQDSRAHLLLADYNYMVQHQAVEESASTVGGLAKSKDFLSLLLESLKEQFNNATPIPSHSCPLSPDLIRNEVECLKADFNHRIKEVLFNSLFSAYYVAFLPLCFVKSTQYYDMRWSCEHLIMVWINAFVMLTTQLLPSKYCDLLHKSAAHLGKWQKLEHGSYSNAPQHIWSENTIWPQGVLVRHSRCLYRAMGPYNVAVPSDVSHARFYFLFHRPLRLLNLLILIEGSVVFYQLYSLLRSEKWNHTLSMALILFCNYYVLFKLLRDRIVLGRAYSYPLNNYELKAN